A region from the Malus domestica chromosome 07, GDT2T_hap1 genome encodes:
- the LOC103420804 gene encoding ER lumen protein-retaining receptor-like, whose amino-acid sequence MNLFRLAGDVTHLFSILVLFLKIRSTKSCAGISLKTQELYALVFLTRYLDLIVKYYSVYNTLGKLIFIGTSFATVWHMRYHKVVKQTYNKDQDTFRHYYLILLSLGLALLIPRAFTAIDVLWAFSIYLEAVAILPQLVLLQRSRNIDNLTGNYVFLLGAYRSLYLVNWIYRFFTDLHRVRWIPWISGLVQTALYADFFYYYIKSWKEHEELKLPA is encoded by the exons ATGAATCTGTTTAGGTTGGCTGGAGACGTAACCCACTTGTTCAGCATATTGGTCCTGTTCCTTAAGATCCGCTCCACCAAATCTTGTGCAG GAATTTCACTCAAAACTCAAGAACTCTATGCGTTGGTCTTTCTTACTCGATACCTTGACTTGATCGTCAAGTATTACTCAGTGTATAACACTCTGGGGAAGCTCATATTTATCGGAACTTCTTTTGCCACGGTCTGGCACATGAGGTACCATAAAGTAGTGAAGCAAACCTACAACAAGGATCAAGATACTTTCAGACATTACTATCTCATACTTTTATCCTTGGGGCTGGCTCTTCTGATTCCGCGCGCTTTTACTGCAATTGAT GTTCTGTGGGCATTTTCAATATATCTTGAAGCTGTGGCAATCTTACCACAGTTGGTATTACTGCAGAGGTCAAGAAACATTGACAACTTAACTGGAAATTACGTTTTCCTTCTCGG TGCTTATCGTTCTTTATATCTTGTCAACTGGATTTACCGTTTCTTCACAGACCTCCACAGAGTTCGCTGGATAC CTTGGATTTCAGGCCTAGTTCAGACTGCTCTTTATGCTGATTTTTTCTACTACTATATCAAGAG CTGGAAGGAACACGAGGAGCTTAAGCTTCCCGCTTGA